One region of Parambassis ranga chromosome 12, fParRan2.1, whole genome shotgun sequence genomic DNA includes:
- the sec16a gene encoding protein transport protein Sec16A isoform X3, which yields MQPPPRTGPPGASGPPPSGPNMFRRTRPHKHAAAAAAAAAATMPPATQPMTDPFAFGRGPPPMAAGGLPTIPNSNPPTVQTPPNAMYSQPGSGLPPQPQTLEDVAAALPGAPPSSLPGVPLFNTHSTPPPGVFPPPSSGGYASSHTEQGYFNSREQIPSMSTESLPVAAAPTPSQMPFNQEFQGQFPTLTAPFQPLPPTSSSSQWAHDHGSRPPSVQNYFQPTNDPPPQPFNIPPQTQMYPSHSPSPHHSAPTPLTLPGHPLNQAPFPPQNPAKSPHSQWPDPNGPQQHNSHFQSQNYFSQSSAPHDPLFNQPPQDSGYHQMGAGIGHPPPEPAGSPLASNTGPAPSSVPVPYSQESGTLSMFFKDDVENEETLTEERNKAVNGIAGSFQHHSNPQAHSGQAEISLDYQGASLQDNAHVPYMNDGTHPSQVNTQKPPDSQFDHVENLECVPNQEVLPSETHSSPTATVSLGVDQFETGPNLETPDSIPRPMRSASVSSNYSNMSHGSGTGSRRQQGVVGTFIQQESPRLTDDASLPAATGGYFEQIDTSPAGDMGAQQSAVEQMWPPTPSPPKPTGIFQASANSSFEPVRSHGVGVRPVEVDRAKMVAEGSADCTPGNMEQPPDNMENIYGPGHPLPVGATGGASQQMHPVVHSHSRPSSRAFGANRPCESPATTLWAQNDPASLGANILLAPAAPTVLAPLREPSADVIQPPEDGPLDLQAPNRIQPSSHSENLENPPKVTKDAQQGARVEANASAQTTVSSTVPQVLPAPSQTAANTQQPQTEPPKTTESQAALQGQKDAPAVPTSGAPPSRGQYPTPAPEPPVGTAPPPIAAYPPGPHGPVPPDASHPASAEPPRPPSSAGSHGYGPPPPGPGQVYGGYYGNYGEYPDSRAPYPPGQYPPPVGDHRTYYQDGPYRRGADPWYGRYEGQAAQYGDPNYQYREPQPDRPNSRTSQYSDRPSSRQGYPEDYHRAHRSAYSDYYADYSKHYDYTGYNYGQYDPRYRGYYDQSYWANYDDAYRAKDNYYNQHMYPARKDGYDDQWRYYPGYDASFDDDYRRRGDMYGDDFDRRSVHSEQSAHSVHSSHSHHSRRSSFSSRSQQSQVYRSQPDLVSAVYDPTLSTVGADFSYGQYPNQTDASQNYSQYFYPTNTADSTWVAPEQPPPRPATPEKFTIPHRCARFGPGGHLVQVLPNLPSAGQPALVDIHNLETMLQDTPDQAELRTFPGPLVKEETHKVDVIKFSQNKALECSRDNNLLDRDSARLLWDFIMLLCRQNGTVVGTDIADLLLKEHRSVWLPGKCPNEANLIDFNNEPLARAEEEPGAGPLSLLSDTFMTVPENVGKETERFRELLLFGRKKDALEAAMKGGLWGHALLLASKMDNRTHARVMTRFANSLPINDPLQTVYQLMSGRMPASATCCGEEKWGDWRPHLAMVLSNLTHTLDLDTRTITTMGDTLASKGLIDAAHFCYLMAQVGLGVFTKKSTKMVLIGSNHSFPFYQFATNEAIQRTEAYEYAQSLGSQPCSLPNFQVFKLIYACRLAETGLSAQAFHYCEVISKTVLMQPSYYSPVFISQLIQMCEKLRFFDPQLKEKPEQELFIEPEWLIHLRQLDGQIKTGVITYNADRTTPTQFDCSSPSSDLDQPSPPEPYNMPLGMEGPTPDNPLMSSLLPGPSPQGVQLMPPAPTSILQDGMAPSQLLPPSDVPQFYPVPPTGPPGQIPISGYPLQDPGFNPPPFQPQTQPSEMYPGAHQQQCPPPQMGQMSPHMHPQMPHSPVQMNHPPPPMPQQMPPSPGHMPHFEQQLEAPPEMQPSQPISSSPPRSSITPRNDFYDHMALMGPGRSRTASQSSMSMPSGRRSRTVSESSSHSVGRERSNSAVKQVSPPPPSIPEQPFKEEAKKVRKDSPKKGGGGGWLTWLYRKGKNEAHLPDDKNKSIVWDEKKQRWVDLNEPEEESKPPPPPPSGFPKMAPMPGPGGPAAPPSSGRPLNMFSRKAGTKSRYVDVLNPSKTSKPGGLAPAPADIFAPLAPMAMPANLFVPSSAPDDQQPLEGTEGGNQEQNSPNTSTAPQMFNPTLLPPAPEGPPVPDGSQSGELSRSSSMSSLSREVSQHLNQSNPAPIGGVTFYNPAQFAQTSAPSGGGVRSGRLGGQRQYPVMK from the exons ATGCAGCCCCCTCCTAGGACTGGACCTCCAGGAGCATCTGGTCCTCCCCCTTCTGGGCCCAATATGTTCCGCAGGACAAGGCCTCACaagcatgcagcagcagcagcagcagcagctgctgcaacaATGCCGCCTGCCACCCAACCGATGACAGACCCTTTTGCTTTTGGTAGAGGTCCTCCTCCTATGGCTGCAGGTGGTCTCCCTACAATACCTAACAGCAACCCTCCAACTGTGCAAACTCCACCTAATGCCATGTACTCTCAACCAGGCTCAGGGCTGCCACCACAACCGCAAACACTGGAggatgttgctgctgctcttcctggTGCTCCACCATCCTCTCTGCCAGGTGTGCCCCTCTTCAACACTCACAGTACACCGCCCCCTGGTGTTTTCCCACCACCAAGTTCTGGAGGATATGCATCCTCACATACTGAACAGGGGTATTTTAATTCAAGAGAACAGATACCATCCATGTCCACAGAGTCACTACCTGTGGCAGCTGCCCCAACACCCAGCCAGATGCCTTTTAACCAGGAATTTCAAGGACAGTTTCCTACTCTAACTGCACCGTTTCAGCCACTGCCACCCACAAGCTCCTCTTCCCAGTGGGCCCATGATCATGGCAGTCGACCCCCATCGGTTCAAAACTATTTTCAGCCTACCAATGACCCTCCACCACAGCCTTTTAATATACCTCCACAAACTCAGATGTATCCCTCTCACAGTCCATCACCTCATCATAGTGCACCTACGCCTCTAACTCTGCCTGGACACCCCCTGAATCAGGCTCCTTTTCCACCACAAAACCCTGCAAAATCACCTCATTCTCAGTGGCCAGACCCAAATGGACCCCAGCAACATAATTCCCATTTCCAAAGCCAGAATTACTTCAGTCAGAGCTCTGCCCCCCATGACCCATTGTTTAATCAACCTCCACAGGACTCAGGCTACCACCAAATGGGGGCTGGCATAGGCCATCCTCCTCCTGAACCTGCTGGATCTCCACTTGCGTCCAACACTGGACCTGCACCTAGCTCTGTCCCAGTCCCTTACTCTCAGGAGTCTGGTACACTGTCTATGTTCTTTAAAGACGATGTGGAAAATGAGGAAACATTGACTGAGGAGAGAAATAAGGCTGTGAATGGTATTGCAGGATCTTTTCAGCATCACAGCAACCCACAAGCCCACAGTGGCCAAGCAGAAATTTCTTTGGATTACCAAGGAGCTTCCCTTCAAGATAATGCACATGTACCTTATATGAATGATGGTACTCATCCATCACAGGTAAATACCCAGAAGCCACCTGATTCCCAGTTTGACCATGTAGAGAATTTGGAGTGTGTCCCCAACCAGGAAGTATTACCAAGTGAAACCCACAGCAGCCCTACTGCTACTGTATCCCTTGGAGTTGACCAGTTTGAAACTGGGCCTAACCTGGAGACTCCTGATTCAATTCCAAGGCCAATGAGATCTGCCAGTGTGTCATCCAACTATAGCAATATGAGCCATGGAAGTGGAACTGGCTCTCGTCGGCAGCAGGGAGTAGTAGGGACCTTCATTCAGCAGGAAAGTCCACGTCTAACAGATGACGCTAGTCTGCCTGCTGCCACTGGAGGCTACTTTGAGCAGATTGACACTTCTCCAGCTGGTGATATGGGTGCACAACAGAGCGCTGTGGAGCAGATGTGGCCACCCACACCCAGCCCCCCTAAACCCACAGGTATATTTCAGGCCAGTGCTAACAGCTCTTTTGAACCTGTGCGTTCACATGGTGTTGGGGTCCGTCCGGTCGAGGTTGATAGGGCTAAAATGGTAGCAGAAGGGAGTGCAGATTGTACACCTGGAAACATGGAACAGCCACCAGATAATATGGAAAATATTTATGGCCCAGGACACCCCCTCCCTGTTGGGGCAACAGGTGGTGCATCACAGCAGATGCACCCAGTGGTTCATTCTCACTCTCGACCTTCATCCCGTGCTTTTGGTGCCAATCGGCCCTGTGAGAGCCCTGCTACAACCCTGTGGGCTCAGAATGATCCTGCCAGCTTGGGCGCTAACATCCTCCTCGCCCCTGCTGCCCCTACAGTTCTTGCCCCTTTGCGAGAGCCCAGTGCTGACGTCATCCAGCCTCCAGAGGATGGCCCACTCGACCTGCAGGCCCCCAACAGGATTCAGCCAAGTTCGCACTCTGAAAACCTAGAGAACCCACCAAAG GTCACCAAAGATGCTCAACAGGGGGCAAGAGTGGAAGCAAATGCCTCTGCCCAGACCACAGTGTCTTCAACTGTCCCACAGGTACTGCCAGCACCCTCCCAGACAGCTGCAAACACCCAGCAGCCCCAAACCGAACCTCCTAAGACAACAGAATCTCAAGCTGCACTGCAGGGACAGAAGGATGCTCCTGCTGTTCCTACCAGTGGAGCACCACCTTCTCGTGGTCAGTATCCAACTCCAGCACCGGAACCTCCTGTAGGGACTGCTCCTCCTCCTATTGCTGCATACCCCCCAGGACCTCATGGACCAGTACCTCCGGATGCTTCCCACCCAGCCTCTGCAGAGCCACCTCGACCACCCTCCTCTGCAGGCAGCCATGGCTATGGGCCCCCTCCCCCTGGTCCAGGGCAGGTGTATGGTGGCTATTATGGTAATTATGGAGAATACCCAGATAGCAGAGCACCTTATCCTCCGGGCCAGTACCCCCCTCCAGTGGGGGATCACAGAACCTATTATCAA GATGGCCCATACAGGAGAGGAGCAGATCCTTGGTACGGCAGATATGAGGGGCAGGCTGCACAATATGGTGATCCAAACTACCAGTATAGAGAGCCGCAACCAGACCGACCCAACTCTAGGACCAGCCAGTACTCGGACAGACCATCATCCAG GCAAGGTTATCCTGAAGATTACCACAGAGCACACCGAAGTGCCTATAGTGACTATTATGCAGATTATTCCAAGCACTATGATTACACAG GATACAACTATGGACAGTATGATCCAAGATACAGGGGATACTACGATCAGTCCTACTGGGCTAATTATGATGACGCCTACAGAGCCAAAGACAACTACTATAATCAACACATGTATCCTGCCag GAAAGATGGCTATGACGATCAGTGGCGGTATTATCCTGGTTATGATGCCAGTTTTGATGATGACTACCGTCGTCGAGGAGACATGTATGGTGATGACTTTGACCGTCGCAGCGTCCACAGTGAGCAGTCGGCACACAGTGTGCACAGCTCACACAGCCACCACAGCAGACGAAGCAGCTTCAGCTCACGATCACAACAG AGCCAGGTGTACAGGAGCCAGCCTGACTTGGTGTCAGCAGTATATGACCCCACATTGTCCACAGTGGGTGCAGACTTTTCCTATGGGCAGTACCCAAACCAGACTGATGCCTCTCAGAACTACAGCCAGTACTTCTACCCTACTAACACAGCAGACAGCACCTGGGTTGCCCCCGAACAGC CTCCTCCTCGTCCTGCAACCCCAGAGAAGTTCACCATCCCTCACCGCTGTGCCCGCTTTGGACCTGGTGGTCATCTGGTCCAGGTTCTGCCCAATCTCCCCTCAGCTGGACAGCCTGCTCTCGTTGATATCCACAACTTAGAG acCATGCTGCAGGATACACCAGATCAGGCAGAACTACGAACGTTCCCTGGGCCTCTTGTTAA GGAAGAGACCCATAAGGTGGATGTTATAAAGTTCTCCCAGAACAAAGCATTGGAGTGTTCGCGTGACAACAACCTCTTGGACAGGGACTCTGCCCGCCTGCTCTGGGACTTCATCATGTTGCTGTGTAGACAGAATGGG actGTTGTGGGCACAGACATAGCTGACCTCTTGCTAAAGGAACATCGCTCTGTCTGGCTACCGGGAAAGTGTCCCAATGAGGCCAACTTGATTGACTTTAACAATGAGCCGCTGGCACGGGCTGAGGAAGAGCCGGGTGCTGGACCATTATCCCTTCTATCAGACACTTTCATGACTGTGCCAGAAAATGTTGGCAAGGAAACGGAACGCTTCAGGGAGCTGCTACTGTTTGGCCGCAAGAAA GATGCATTAGAGGCAGCCATGAAGGGAGGTCTTTGGGGCCATGCCCTGCTATTGGCCAGTAAGATGGACAACAGAACACATGCACGTGTCATGACAAG ATTTGCCAACAGTCTGCCCATCAACGATCCACTCCAGACAGTTTACCAGCTGATGTCAGGAAGAATGCCTGCATCAGCCACT tgctgtggagaggagAAGTGGGGTGACTGGCGGCCTCACCTGGCCATGGTGCTGtcaaacctcacacacaccctgGACCTTGATACTCGAACAATCACCACCATGGGCGACACTCTCG CATCTAAGGGACTGATCGATGCTGCACACTTCTGTTATTTGATGGCTCAAGTTGGTCTGGGAGTTTTCACAAAGAAGAGCACCAAGATGGTTCTGATTGGCTCCAACCACAG TTTTCCCTTTTACCAATTTGCAACCAATGAAGCAATCCAGAGAACTGAGGCCTATGAGTATGCTCAATCTCTGGGTTCCCAGCCGTGTTCGCTGCCCAATTTTCAG GTGTTTAAGCTGATCTATGCATGCCGTTTGGCTGAGACGGGCCTGAGTGCTCAGGCTTTCCACTACTGTGAAGTCATCTCAAAAACTGTCCTCATGCAGCCTTCCTACTACTCTCCTGTTTTTATCAGCCAGCTCATCCAG ATGTGTGAAAAGTTGCGATTCTTTGATCCGCAACTGAAGGAGAAGCCAGAGCAGGAGTTGTTCATTGAGCCTGAATGGCTGATTCATCTCAGACAGCTTGATGGACAGATCAAG acaGGTGTGATTACATACAATGCAGACAGAACAACTCCTACACAGTTTGACTGCAGCAGTCCCAGCTCTGACTTGGACCAGCCAAGTCCTCCTGAGCCTTACAACATGCCATTGGGGATGGAGGGCCCAACCCCTGACAACCCACTAATGAGCTCATTACTACCTGGTCCTTCACCTCAAGGAGTACAACTGATGCctccag CTCCCACTTCTATCCTCCAAGATGGAATGGCACCTTCTCAGCTCTTGCCTCCCAGTGATGTCCCTCAGTTCTACCCTGTACCACCCACTGGACCACCAGGGCAGATCCCCATCTCTGGTTATCCTCTGCAGGATCCTGGCTTCAATCCTCCCCCCTTCCAGCCTCAAACTCAGCCATCAGAGATGTATCCAGGagcacatcagcagcagtgtccCCCTCCACAAATGGGCCAAATGTCACCACATATGCACCCTCAGATGCCGCATTCTCCCGTGCAGATGAACCACCCGCCTCCTCCGATGCCTCAGCAAATGCCCCCCTCTCCTGGGCATATGCCACATTTCGAGCAGCAGTTAGAGGCCCCACCAGAGATGCAGCCTAGTCAACCGATATCATCCTCCCCTCCCAGAAGCTCCATCACACCTCGGAACGACTTCTATGACCACATGGCTCTCATG GGTCCTGGAAGATCACGGACTGCCTCACAATCTTCAATGTctatg CCATCAGGACGCCGCTCGCGCACTGTCTCCGAGTCGTCCAGTCACTCTGTTGGCAGAGAGCGGAGCAACTCGGCTGTGAAGCAGGtctccccacctcctccctctaTTCCCGAACAGCCCTTTAAAGAAGAGGCCAAGAAAGTCAGGAAAGACTCTCCCAAAAAG GGCGGTGGTGGTGGCTGGCTGACGTGGCTCTATAGGAAGGGGAAGAATGAGGCTCACTTGCcagatgacaaaaacaaatct ATTGTGTGGGATGAAAAGAAGCAGAGATGGGTTGACCTAAATGAGCCCGAAGAGGAG AGTaaacctcctccaccaccaccctctgGCTTCCCTAAGATGGCTCCGATGCCTGGCCCTGGAGGCCCTGCTGCACCCCCAAGTAGTGGTCGTCCTCTCAACATGTTCTCCAGGAAGGCAG GCACTAAGAGCAGATATGTGGATGTTCTGAACCCCAGTAAGACATCAAAACCAGGTGGACTGGCCCCTGCCCCTGCAGACATCTTTGCTCCTTTGGCACCAATGGCTATGCCAGCTAACCTGTTTGTGCCtagttcag CTCCTGACGATCAACAACCTCTGGAGGGCACTGAAGGTGGAAATCAGGAGCAGAATTCACCGAACACCAGCACGGCTCCACAG ATGTTCAACCCAACGTTGTTACCGCCTGCCCCTGAAGGTCCTCCTGTGCCTGATGGCTCACAGTCCGGAGAG CTCTCACGTTCTAGCTCAATGAGTTCTTTATCACGCGAAGTGAGTCAGCATTTAAACCAG AGTAATCCTGCACCCATTGGAGGAGTCACCTTTTATAACCCTGCTCAGTTTGCACAG ACTAGTGCACCGTCAGGAGGCGGAGTACGCTCTGGCCGCTTGGGCGGTCAGCGCCAGTACCCTGTGATGAAGTAA